The Hyperolius riggenbachi isolate aHypRig1 chromosome 3, aHypRig1.pri, whole genome shotgun sequence genome window below encodes:
- the LOC137562285 gene encoding high mobility group nucleosome-binding domain-containing protein 5-like, whose translation MAGCASPGLDVLVVHAGGNDMGQCPMRGLIKSMKRDILAKREQVPKVRIIWSEMIPRFDWRHARSHQAMERSRIKVNGEMTRFVLKQGDLVTRHVSLERRAMYFRSDGVHLNDIGVDIFNLVLQEQIELATPVKLAINNTIKQTTDHENDWSCPLKAKNQEDEEDEDEEDEDEEEEDEDEEEEEEDEEEEEEEDEEEEDEEEEEDEDEEDEEEEEEEEEDEDEEEEDEDEDEDEEEEDEEEEEEDEDEEEEEEDEEEEEEDEEEEEEEEEEDEEEEEEEEEEEEEEDEEDEEEEEEEEEEDEEEEDEEEEDEEEEDEEDEEEDEEDEEEEDDEEEEEEEDEEEEEEEEEEEEEEEEEEEEEEEREEEEEEEEEETKKEEDEEDEEEEDEEEDEEEEEEEEEEDEEDEEEEDEEEDEEEEEEEDEDEEDEEE comes from the exons ATGGCTGGATGTGCCAGTCCGGGGCTGGATGTGCTGGTTGTGCATGCTGGGGGCAACGATATGGGTCAGTGTCCCATGAGGGGCTTGATTAAGTCCATGAAGAGGGATATCCTGGCCAAACGGGAACAGGTCCCCAAAGTGCGTATTATCTGGTCAGAAATGATTCCCAGGTTTGATTGGCGACATGCTCGTAGCCATCAAGCCATGGAGAGGTCTAGGATCAAAGTCAATGGGGAAATGACAAGATTTGTGTTGAAGCAGGGGGACTTGGTGACTCGTCATGTGAGTTTGGAACGGAGGGCCATGTATTTCCGCTCGGACGGGGTTCATCTGAATGATATCGGGGTCGATATCTTCAATTTGGTGCTCCAAGAGCAGATTGAGTTGGC TACCCCTGTAAAgctggccattaacaatacaatcaaGCAGACGACTGATCATGAAAATGATTGGTCGTGCCCACTAAAAGCCAAAAACCAG gaagacgaagaagacgaagacgaagaagacgaagacgaagaagaagaagacgaagacgaagaagaagaagaagaagacgaagaagaagaagaagaagaagacgaagaagaagaagacgaagaagaagaagaagacgaagacgaagaagacgaagaagaagaagaagaagaagaagaagacgaagacgaagaagaagaagacgaagacgaagacgaagacgaagaagaagaagacgaagaagaagaagaagaagacgaagacgaagaagaagaagaagaagacgaagaagaagaagaagaagacgaagaagaagaagaagaagaagaagaagaagacgaagaagaagaagaagaagaagaagaagaagaagaagaagaagacgaagaagacgaagaagaagaagaagaagaagaagaagaagacgaagaagaagaagacgaagaagaagaagacgaagaagaagaagacgaagaagacgaagaagaagacgaagaagacgaagaagaagaagacgacgaagaagaagaagaagaagaagacgaagaagaagaagaagaagaagaagaagaagaagaagaagaagaagaagaagaagaagaagaagaagaaagagaagaagaagaagaagaagaagaagaag agacgaagaaagaagaagacgaagaagacgaagaagaagaagacgaagaagaagacgaagaagaagaagaagaagaagaagaagaagacgaagaagacgaagaagaagaagacgaagaagaagacgaagaagaagaagaagaagaagacgaagacgaagaagacgaagaagaa